CCTGATTTATTCTGTCTTATGCCTTAATTATACTTATTCAAAAGTATAGTTTTCTGTAACATAAGTTACATTTGTTCATTACAATAAGTTTTCCAATTCTTCTCTGTTTTTAATTTTAATTTCAGATCCGTTTAATTCAATAAGACCACTATCCTCCATGCTCAATAATTCCCTTGATAATGAAGGTCTGGTCGTAGCCATAAAATCTGCCATCTGTTGCCTTGTCATTTCCGTGTTTGATACGTCTTTTTTTTCTGTTTGAATTAAAAAAGTTGCGATTTTTTGCCTCAACGAAAAACTAGACAACAATCTTACCTTGCTATTTAAGAAAAATGCTTTTTCTGCAAGAATCTTTATAAGATTAGTCATAATTTTATTTTTAATCGAAGTGGAGCTTTCAGATATATCGAAAAAACTTACAGGAATTTCAAGAATTTCGCAATCAGTGTTGCACACTAATGTAAAATCGCTGATTTTATTCAAATACGAATACACCTCAGCCATTACTTCCCCATGATTTTTGAAAATATTCACGACAGTGTTTTTCCCATTAATATCCGTCTTTTCAAGACTAAGCTTTCCGCTTTTCAGAACGTAGATTTTATTGCAAATATCTCCAGGGGAAAATACGTACGAATTTTTGTTGTATTTGTTTATTATTGAATTTGATTCAATAAGAAATTGTTTAAATTCTTCTTCTGTAAAATTTTTAAAAAGTTTTGAATTTATCATTTAATCACCATTATTTTTATACCCAATAATTTTTTATGTACAACAAAAAACGCATCAGAATTTTCATTCTAATGCGTTTGGTTTTAAGCGTATGGTAAATATTTTTTGTCGTCTGAATTGTATTTGGAGATTTCAACTGCTGCTATTGGATTAATTCCCAACGATTTTATTGCTTCCAATGTGTTTTTGATTTCTCCTAATCTTGAATCGTCTTTCTTGTAAAGTACGATTGCGTTTTGAATGTCTTTTGTCAAATCTGTAAGGTCTACTTTTTCCGAAATTGGACTTACAGCTGTAATTTTCTTATCGAAATTTGAATTGTATGCCTTAGCTAAATTTGCTGTGTTTTGATCAAAACTAAACACACCAACATTATCAAAACTATCTATTCTTCTGTTCAACAAACTCAATGCGCTATTTGAATTTTCATTGTAATCATTTGAAAGTACGCTAACTGTTTCAAGTCCCAATTTGTTTTGCAATTGTTCTTTGCTGAAAATATTAGGATCTTTGTAATAAGAAGCGAATGCATATGCTAGACCTATTAACATTCCCAAGAACAATCCTATTGCTGTGTCCATTTTATTGACAAGTTGTTTGATTTTCTTCTTGGCATTAGGTGCATCAACGACTTGAATGTTATCTTTTTTCATCGTTTTTTTAGTCAAATCTGTAATAGCTTTTAATGATTCTTCCAATACTTTGTTAGTTTGTTCGGCGCTTTCACTTGAATATTCCATTTCAATAATTGATGTAGATGGAACGCTTTTTACTTTCAAATCTTTCCTTAAATCAGAAGAGCTAACGCCATTTCCTACTTTTTCTGCTACTGTATCCAAAACAGAATTTGATTTAATCAATTGTTCAACATTTGAAACCAATTGTGTATTAATCATTGCGTCTACTTTGGAAACAACTGCTCCTTCTTTTTCAAAATCTTCTGGACTCCCCACCATTATTGAAACCTTTGATGAGTAAGAGTCCTTTCCCAAAACATTATTAAAAACATTTGTCAATAACGCACACACAAGCATTATTATTATAATGTGTGGCAATTTTCTAAGTATTGCTTGCCACGCTTCTTTTAAATTTAATTCTTCCAAGTTTATATCTCCTTAACTTTTTTATCTCTTTTACTCAATAACCACATTAAAACTATGCTCATAATCAATCCGTGATATAGAAGTCCTGTAAGTAAATCTACACTAATAAGATTGAACATAGGCACAATAGTTATTGCTATTGCTACCCACAAAGGCATTTTTTTGTATGAGATTTCATCCATAATTCCAATTAACCAACCAGTTATTGCAGAATAAGATAACATTCCGTAAAAACCAAAGTTAGCGTATCCATTTGCAATGAATCCAGTGTTTACCCAAGTATTTGGATGACCGTAATAAATCATCGAAATCAATGCTTGGATTGGATAATTATATGGATACAATTTTCCTCCAAATACCCAAGATTTGTCTGTCAAATACACGAAATCAATATTTTTGAATGCATCGTAATATCTGAAATGATTATCTGCAGTTACCATGAAAACACGTCTTACAATTACACTTATCGGTTGCCAATTGTCAGTTATCAAATAAAAAGCTAAGCACAAAAATGTAAGCCCTGCTAGTCCCATAGTCATTAAATTCCCAGTGTATTTGTTTCCCTTTACGATAGCTATAAAAATTACCAGTACAGGATAAAACAGCATTGACTTATGTGAAGTAAATCCAAAGAAAAATACTTGGCAAATCAATGTGATTACAGTTCCTAATTTTTTTCTATCCCAAAGGCAGAACACCAACAAAGTTGGGTTGATAATTTTACCATACCAGTTCATAAAATATGCAAATGGTCCCGGAAAGATTACTTCCGCGATTTCCCTTCTAGTGTCGTAAACTTTTCTAAAATCGAAATTCAAATATTTTAGTCCGCCTCGCATTATTATCCAAGCAAACATCAATATTCCCACCAGTGCAAAAGCATAAACTATGAAATTTTCGTTGATTTTTTTATCCGAAAAAGATAACCTCAATTTCGGTGAATTAGCGAAAATTTGCATAGTATAAAACGATGCTATCAACATGTACATATATAATCTGGAGAAATCCTTATAAGGATATATATTTAAACATGGTATGATTATCAAAACATAAAATAGCATCAGATAAAAATCACTGACCCTCTCTACTTTATGCCTTATCGTATAACACATTATCACAACCAAAGCGTAGGATTCTATCAATTTGTAAATATTTAAATTGTTCACAAGCCCCATGTACGAAAACAACGGACTTATTGCATAAGAATAACTCAAATCTAAAAACAATTTAAACATCAATGATAAGAACACAAAAAACCCTTTTGATTGGAACAATGCTTTTATATCATCAGTCATAAATTCCCCTTTTCATTTTTTTACTAAATTAGTATACCATAATTAAACGCGATAATAAACTAATTTACTTTATTTTTAGGGATTTCTCCGTTTTTAAATTGCATAATATTGTCAAAAGTAAATTCACCCATTTGAACTCTCGCAAGCTTAGTGGCATTTCCCAAATGAGGAGCCAATAAAATATTCTTGGCATTTCTCAAATCTTCTGAAATTTTGGGTTCAAATTCGTACACATCCAATGCACAACCAGCAATTTCTCCATCATTTAATGCATTTATCAAATCTTGTTCGCTTATAACTTTTCCACGCGATGCGTTGATAAGATATGCTGATTTTTTCATTTTTGAGAATGCTTTTGCATCTATTAAGTGATGTAATTTTTCGCTATAAGCTGTGTGTAAAGTTATTACGTCACTGTTTTCAAGTAAATAATTTAAATCTACTTGCTTTGCCCCATCAACTTCTTTTTTGCTACGATTGTAGAATATCACATTCATATCGAAAGCTTTGGCTTTTCTCATAACTTCAGTTCCAATTCTTCCAAGTCCAATTATTCCCAAAGTTTTCCCTTCCAATGTTTCTCCCAAACCATACACAGGCTTCCATCCTTCAAATGAATTATCATAGCAATCAGAATTCATCTTGGTAATATTTCTGAGTAGATCTATCATCAAACCAAAAGTCAATTCTGCAGTTGATTTTGTAGATGCAGATGCAGGTGCGTTTGTGACAATTATTCCTTTTTCTTTTGCGTAATCAATGTCAACATTATCAAAACCAGCGCCATAATTTGCAATTATTTTCAAATTTTTAGCTGCATCGATAATTTCTGAATCGATTTTTTCACTCAAAGGACACACTAATCCTTCGACATCTTTTATTCTAGTTTTCAATTCTTCTTTTGACAAAAAGTCCAAACTATCGTGATAATCTACTTCAAAATTCTCTTCGTATTTTTTTATAATTTCTTCAGGGATTCTATTAGTAATCAAAACTTTCATTACATATCCTCCATTCTTATCGTAGTCATTTTTCTATTTTCAAACATCGCCAAATACTTTGCATCTACGCTTTTTAATAATTTGAAAGCATCATCAAAGTGATATCTGTAATAATTTTCAAAGTGCGCATCGCTACCAACTGAGAATAATTTGCCCTTCATTTTTACGTATTTTTTGAGCGCAAATGTGTAATATTCTATGTTGTCGTATTGATACACACTTCTTGTGTTAAGCTCCAATGCTTTTTCATCATTAATGAGTTCTGCAAAAACTTTTGTCAAAAATTCATCCACAATATCCATATTTTTAGATTCCAATTTATTAAGTCTTAATGCATAATCAATGTGTGTTAACACGTCAAAATCTTTGAAATTATTCACAGCTTCCAGCATTTTTTCAAAATAATTTGTAAGAAACTCTCTTTGAGAGTAATCTTCTGGCTTTGGATTCATAAAATCTTTACCATTGAATTGATGAACTGACAAAAGTTGAATGTCATAATCTCTGCTGTTCACAGTGTTTTTGATTTTTTCCAAATTCTCAGTTGTGTAACCTATTTCTATTCCTTTTAAGATTTTTTGTGAACTTTTTTGGTTGTGTTCTTCAATCACTTTTACGTATTTGTCGTAATCAATGTCCACATCCTCAACTCTACCATCATTATAGGTAAATCCATAATCCAAGTGTTCGGTGGTGATAATGTCACCTTTGACAAGCTTCAAATAATTCTCAAATTTTTCTTTACTATCGAATGAAAATTCCGTATGACAATGTTGATCTCTATAATACATATTACTCCTTAAATGAACGAAAAGATGCTAAATAACTAGCATCTTTTACAATTATCCTTCTACTATTTTAATACCGCTTGATGCTCCGATTCTATCTGCTCCATTTTCTATCATAGATAAAGCTTCTTCTCTAGAATGAATTCCACCACTTGCTTTTACCATAGCTTTGTCTCCAACAGTATCTTTCATCAATTTGACATCTTCTACTTTTGCTCCGCCTGTTGAAAAACCTGTAGAAGTCTTCACGAAATCAGCGCCGCATTTTACAGAAATTTCGCAAACTTTTTTCTTTTCTTCATCAGTTAATAAACAAGTTTCGATGATTACTTTCAAAACTTTTCCTTTTGTAGCATCTCTTACAGCTTGGATGTCTTTTTCGACATAATCATAATCTTGTTCTTTTAATTTGCCGATATTGATAACCATGTCGATTTCATCTGCTCCATCTTCGATAGCAGTCTTTGCTTCAAAAGCTTTTGATTTGATACTCATAGCACCAAGTGGAAATCCCACAACAGTGCACACCAAAACGCTTGAATTTTCCAAAGACTTTTTAACGAAAGATGTATAGCAAGAATTTACGCACACGCTTTTAAAATCGTATTTGATTGCTTCATCACAGATTTTTTTGATGTCAGCTGATGTTGCATCTGCTTTTAATAAAGTGTGGTCGATATATTTATTTAATTCCATATTATTCACCCAATTCCAATGCGATTTCCATCATTTTTGTAAATGATGTTTGTCTTTCTTCAGGAGTAGTTTGCTTGTCTGAATGGAATGAGTCAGAAATTGTCAAAATAGTCAAAGCTCTTGCGTTGTTTGCTTTTGCTGTCAAATACAATCCGTAACTTTCCATTTCAACTGCTAACACGCCCATTTTTTCCCATTTTTTCCATTCTTCTGATTTTTGATTGTAGAAAATATCTGCAGAGAATACATTTCCAACGTGAACGTCGATGTTTTTTTCTTCTGCAACATTTACTGCTTTTCTCAACAAATCATAATCGCAAATCGCAGAAAAAGTTCCTTCCAAATCAAATTGGTGAGCAAAGTTGGAATCTGAACAACTTCCCATTGCTATTACGACATCGTATAAATCAAGGTCTTTGCTGTAAGCTCCCGCTGAACCGATTCTGATAAGATTTTCAACTCCGTATTCGTTGATAAGTTCGTAAGAATAAATTCCTATAGATGGAATTCCCATTCCAGTTCCCATAACAGAAATTTCTTTGCCTTTGTATTTCCCAGTGTATCCGAACATATTTCTAACTGCATTGAATTGTTTTACATCTTCCAAGAAATTATCTGCGATAAATTTCGCTCTCAATGGATCTCCTGGCAATAAAACTGTTTTTGCGATATCTCCTTTTTTCGCTTCGATATGTGGTGTTGACATAATAACCTCCTAATAATTTACTATAATCATATTCAAAAATTTTACCAAATCTAGTTGACAATCATCCAAGTAATTTTCAATGTACGTTTCATAATACACGCTAATCCCATCAACATTCACCTCTTTCAAATGTGGTGATTTTGAAATAAATTTGGCGTAGTATTTGGCTTCTGCAATTGTGCAGCAAGGACTTTGTCCCATGTACAACAAAATTTTTTGCTTAGATTTTTGATTGCAATATGCTTTTAATTTTTCGCTTAATTCTATTTTCATATTCTCTCAAATCAAATAAGAGAGAAATCTTGTTTCTCTCTTATTATATCATCAATTTGAACATTTTTGCTATTTTTCAAATCCTGGAACTAACAATCCGTAGTTGCCATCTTTTCTCTTATAAACAACATTTACATTATTTGTTTTTGAATCCAAGAATACGAAGAAATCATGATCGATTAATTCCATTTGCATGATAGCTTCTTCCTTATCCATTGGTTTGATTCCGAATTCTTTTGTCTTAACGATTGCACCTATTGGGATTTCTTTGTCGTTGTTTTCTTCAACAGCTTCAAATCTTATCGAATTACTTTCTGTAAATCTCTTTTGTAATTTTGTTTTGTGTTTTCTTATTTGTCTTGCTAACGCATCTTCAACTTTGTCGATAGCTGTTTTAATATCTTCGTTTGATTCTTCAGCTCTTAAAACAACTCCTTTATCTAAAATCATAGTGACTTCAACTCTCGCTTTGTCCTTTTCTTTTTTGAATACTACACGAGCTTGTTGTTCGTCATGGAAATATTTATCTAACTTGTGTAATTTAGATTCTGCCATTTGTTTCAAATCATCAGTCAATTTGATATCTTTTGTTACATAATTAAGTTTCATAAAATTCCTCCTGTTTATGAATTAAGAAATAATTTCTTATTTTCTTATTCTATATATACCCAATTTACATTTTTGCAAACGATACTAATCACTAAATTTAAAAAATCAAAAAAACTTCCCAAGTGCAAATTTTTCATTTGCTCTGGGGAAGTTTTCGTTATTTGATATATTTGTCGATAATGTTGATTACTTCTTCGATTTTTTCATCTGCATTATCATTTTCGATTGCATGTTTAACGCATGTTCTCATGTGTCCGTTTAAAATGTCGATGTTCGCTTTTTTCAATTGACCAATACAACTTAAAATCTGAGTAGAAATATCCACGCAGTATCTGTCCTCTTCAATCATATTTACAATCGCATCGAGTTGTCCACGAACTGTTTTGATTTTTTTGAGAGCTTTTTGTTTGTGTTCACTCATTATTTAACGGTAGCCTCAAATCCTATTTCATCAATAGCTTTGATGATATCAGCTTCATTAAAATCGCCTTGAACTACAGCTGTTTTGTCTTCCAATGAAACATTCACATCTGTAACTCCGTCAACTGATTTACAAGCTTTTGTCACTGATTCTACACAATGATTGCACACCATATCCAACACTTCAAATTCTTTTTTCATTATTTTTCCTCCTTAAAATTTTTAATTCTCAACGAATTTGTAACTACAGTTACAGAACTAAACGCCATTGCAGCTCCTGCTATCATTGGATTCAAAAATCCAAATGCAGCAATTGGTATTCCAATAACATTGTAGAAAAACGCCCAGAACAAATTCTGTTTTATTGTTTTAATTACTCTGTGACTTAATCTAATCGCAGTGTTAACTTTATTCAAATCTCCATTTATGATTGTGATGTCACTTGCTTCAATCGCAACATCTGTACCAGTTCCTATAGAAAAACCAACATCACTTGTCGCTAACGCTGGAGCATCGTTTATTCCATCTCCAACCATTCCGACTTTTTTGCCTTGGTTTTTTAATTCTAATACTTTGTCTGATTTGTCTTTTGGCAAACATTCAGCAATAACATGGTCGATGTTCGCTTTTTCTGCAATATGTTTTGCAGTATTTTCGCTATCACCAGTTATCATATACACATCGATATTATCTTCTTTTAATTTTGCAACGGCTTTTGGTGATGATTCTTTTATTTTATCTGCAATCAAAATATATCCGAAAAATTCGTCGTTTTTCCCAACAAGAACAACTGTATTTCCTTGAGATTGATATTTTTGAATATCTACATCGACATCAATATTATTGTCTCTCATCAATTTTTCATTGCCAATGTAGTAATTATCTCCATTTATTGTTGCTGAGAGTCCTTTACCAGTTATTGAATCGAAATCTTCAACTTTATAAAAATCGGAACCATTTTTTTCGTATTCTTTAACTACCGCATCTGCAAGTGGGTGTTCCGAGTTTTTTTCAATTGAGGACACAATTTTCAAGAAATCCGCATCTTCTGATTTGTAATCTACAACTTCTGGCTTTCCATTTGTTATTGTTCCTGTTTTATCCAAAATAACTGCATCGATTTTGTTCGCAGTTTCCAAAACTTCAGCACTTTTTATTAAAATTCCAAGCTCTGCGCCTTTACCACTTCCTACCATAATGGCTGTCGGAGTTGCAAGTCCCAATGAACAAGGGCACGCTATTACAAGAACTGAAACTGAATTTAACAACGCTTTGTCGAATTGTTTTGTCACAAAATAAGTGATGGCGAATGTAATCACAGCGATTACAATAACAATGGGTACAAAAACAGATGAAATCTTATCTGCTAGTCTTTGGATTGGCGCTTTGTTGGATTGTGCATCTTCCACTAATTTCACGATTTGACTTAGAACTGTATCTTCGCCAATTTTTTTCGCTTCAAATACAAATGATCCATTTTTATTAATCGTAGAGCCAATGCATTCATCTCCAACTTGTTTTTGTACAGGCATCGATTCTCCAGTAATCATAGATTCATCAATCGATGAGCTTCCTTCAATTATAATCCCATCAACAGCGATTTTCTCTCCTGGTTTTACGAGGATTTTATCTCCAACCATAACATCCTCAATATCCGTTTCAATCGTCTCACCATTTTTAATTACGTTCGCTTTTTTCGCTTGGAGTCCCATTAATTTACTTATAGCATCAGTAGTTCTAGTCTTCGCTCTTTTTTCGAAAACTTTTCCGAGTAAAATCAAAGTGATAACAACAGCAGACGATTCAAAATACAATTGGTCAGATCCTATTAATACGTGATAAATCGAGTAGAAGTAGGCAGCACTTGTTCCCAATGCTATTAGAACATCCATGTTTGCTCCTCCGCCTCTCAATGATTTGTATGCATTCACATAATATCTTCTTCCAATGTAGAATTGAACCACAGTTGCCAACGCCCATTGAAAATATCCATTACTTAAAATCGTGTGAACTCCAGCCATGTGAAAAAACATCGCTGAAAATAAAGGAATTGAAAAAATCGCAGAAATTATAAAATCACGTTTCAATTTTTCGTATTCAGTAATATTTTTTTCGTTAGCTATTTTATTGTCTGTTTTTATTTCTGCAGAATATCCTGCTTTGTCAACTAATCTTTTTACTTCAGAATTAGTCTTGTATCCTTCATAAAAACTAACCGTAAGTGAGTTTTGCAACAAATTCACGTTAACATCTTTGAAATTATTTTTGTTCAAAACTTTTTCAATTCTAGATGCACATGACTGACAGCTCATTCCTTCGATATCAAACTTCGATGTCTTTACCGGAACATCATACCCTGCTTTTTTTATTTTGCCTACGATAGTTTCTATATCGTATCCTTCTTTTAATTTCAAATATGCGTATTCTTGAAGTAAGTTCACGTTAACTGTGTCGATGTATTCGTATTTACTTAAAACTTTTTCTATTCTAGCCGCACATGATTCACAGCTCATGCCTTGTATTTTTAATTTTATTTCTTCCATTTTTTCTCCTTTTTTTCTCCTTTCTACCCCCCCCTACTGGTGGTATGGTTATTGTATAATATTTAAAATACTTTGTCAAGGATTTGGATTTGGATTATAATATTCATAATAAAATATGGAGGCAGATTATGGATTGGAAAAATTATGAAAATTTAAGCATGTTATCTGATTTCTACGAATTTACAATGATGAATGGATATTTGGAAAATAATATGGAAGATGAGTATGCTTATTTTGATTTGTATTTTAGAAGAATTCCTGATAACGGAGGATTTGTTATCGTTGCGGGATTAGAAGAAGTTGTAAAATATATTCAAAATTTGAAGTTTGACGAAAAAGACATCGAATATTTCAAGAGCAAGAATATGTTCAGCGAAAAATTCTTAGATTATCTTAGAAATTTCAAATTTGAATGCGATGTGTGGGCAATGCCTGAAGGTTCGGTTGCATTTCCTAATGAACCTTTGATGATAGTTCGTGGACCTGCTCCACAAGCACAATTGATAGAAACTTTTGCACTTTTGTCAATCAATCATCAATCATTGATTGCGACTAAGACGAATAGAATAGTTCACGCAGCTGAAGGAAGAGTTGTGATGGAATTTGGCGCAAGACGTGCACAAGGTGTTGATGCTACAGTTCTTGGTGCAAGAGCTGCTTTCATAGGCGGTGCTACTGCTACAAGCAATACTTTGACAGATATCACTTACGATGTTCCTGCTTTTGGTACAATGGCCCATTCATGGATTATGATGTTTGATTCAGAATACGAAGCATTCAAAAAATATGCCGAAATTTTCCCAAATTCTTGTTCACTTTTAGTGGACACTTACAACGTTTTAAAATCCGGTGTCCCAAATGCGATAAAAGTTTTCGACGAAGTTTTGAAACCTCGTGGAATTAAAAATATGTCTATCAGAATTGACAGTGGTGACCTTGCTTATTTGTCAAAACAAGCGCGTAAAATGTTGGATGATGCAGGATATGAAAACTGTCAAATCATGGCAAGTAATTCTCTTGATGAATACACAATCTCTGATTTGATTGAACAAGGAGCAAAACTAGATGGATTTGGAGTTGGAGAAAGATTAATCACTGCAAAATCAGATCCAGTTTTAGGTGGCGTGTACAAATTATGTGCGGTTGAAAAACCTAACGGAGAAATCATTCCTAAGATTAAAATCAGTGAAAATATCGAAAAAATTACAACTCCTGCATTCAAAACAGTTTACAGAATTTACGACAAAGATTCAGGCAAAGCAGAAGCCGATTTGATAACTCTTCACGATGAAAAAATCGACGAATCAAAAGATTTGGAAATATTCCACCCTATTCACACTTGGAAGAGAAAAACATTAACTAACTTCACAACAAAAGAATTGTTGGTTAGAGTGTTCGACAAGGGAGAATTGGTGTACGACCTTCCAACATTAGATAAAATAATTGAAAGAAAGAATGAACAAATTGCTGAACAATGGGAAGAAGTAAAAAGATTTGAACATCCTCATTTGTTCCACGTGGATTTGTCTCAAAAATTGTGGGATATAAAATACAATTTATTAATGCAAAGCAAATAATTAATTCAGCACAACCATAAAAATTTGGTTGTGCTTTTTTTGCAATCATGACCACCCGTAAAACGGGTGGTTTGTTCAAGGGCTATAAGCCCGAGTGATACCAACCAGCGTCTCAAGGCGCTGGTTTTCACTCCGTTCAAACCTAACTGTTTTTGCCACTTTAGCCTATCTCTGAAAGGGATTTTTAATTTCTATTTCATAAACGGATCTGTATATTCTTTTACACTCAATTTATCAAGTGCTATATCATGTTGCTCTTGTTCTCTTATATATTTTGCTATTGTCTTTTCATTCAATCCCACTGTGCTCACATAATATCCTTCTGCCCAAAAATGACGATTGCCAAATTTGTATTTTAAATTCGCATGTCTGTCAAACATCATTAGAGCACTTTTCCCTTTTAAATATCCCATAAAACTTGATACTGATATTTTGGATGGAATGCTTACTAACATGTGTACATGATCTGGCATCATATGCCCTTCTATTATTTCTACTCCTTTGTATTTACAAAGTAATTTGAATATTTCTATGAGACTTTCTCTATATTGATAAAATATCACTTTTCGTCTATACTTTGGAGTGAAGACTATGTGATACTTGCACATCCATTTTGTGTGAGACAATGAATTAGTTTTATTTGCCATAAAATCACCTCTTATTATTTTAGGTCTGAACAACTCTATTATAATACTTGGTGATTTTTTTGGTATAACCTAAGAACGCCTACCCGCATAGCGGGTAGTTTATTGTTTCGTTCGCAAGCGAACTCAACTGACTAAAGTCATCAAATCAAAAATCCACATGCATGACATGTGGATAAAATTTAGATATCGTATTGTACTAAAGTGTTGATGTAATATTTTTTGTTGACATCTCTTCCGCCAAGTTCAGTAAGTTCAATCAAAAATTCCATCGCAGTGATTTCGCCACCGTTTTTTTCAACTAACTTAGCTACTGCATTTACAGTTCCACCTGTTGCCAACAAGTCGTCAACGATTGCAACTTTGTCGCCTTTTTGGATTGCATCTTTGTGTACTTCTAATTTGTCAGTACCATATTCCAAATCATAAGAATACTCTGACACTTCTCCAGGAAGTTTGCCTGGTTTTCTTACAGGAACAAATCTTACTCCAAGAGCATACGCTACAGCTGAGCCGAACAAAAATCCTCTAGCTTCTGGAGCTGCAATCACAGTTATTCCTTTGTCTTTTAAATCTTCTACCATAAGGTCTACTGCGTGTTTGTAGGCATCTTTGTCGTTTAACAATGTAGTAATATCTTTGAACGAGATTCCTTCTTTTGGAAATCCGTCTATAACTCTAATTTTTTCTTTTAAATCCATTTTCATCACCGTTTCTTTTTTACTGTATTATCTACATCTATAGTATACCATATTGTGGGATTTGTTTGTTGTTAAATTATTTTTAGTTTTCTCAATCGTTATGTTTTTTATTTAAAAATTTTGTCAAAACAATTTATTTACAACTATATTTTTATATGTTACGATATGTTTGGAGAGTGATGTAATGGACAGTTCGAGTGTCTCGCAAATAATTGCGTTGGTGTTCTTGGTTACAATGTCCGCTGTGTTTTCATCAAGTGAAACGGCGATAACATCTGTAAGCAAAATAAAAGTTCGACAATTAGACCAAAAGGATAACAAAAATGCACATTTGCTAAAGAAATTGCACGATAATATG
This Finegoldia magna ATCC 53516 DNA region includes the following protein-coding sequences:
- a CDS encoding heavy metal translocating P-type ATPase; amino-acid sequence: MEEIKLKIQGMSCESCAARIEKVLSKYEYIDTVNVNLLQEYAYLKLKEGYDIETIVGKIKKAGYDVPVKTSKFDIEGMSCQSCASRIEKVLNKNNFKDVNVNLLQNSLTVSFYEGYKTNSEVKRLVDKAGYSAEIKTDNKIANEKNITEYEKLKRDFIISAIFSIPLFSAMFFHMAGVHTILSNGYFQWALATVVQFYIGRRYYVNAYKSLRGGGANMDVLIALGTSAAYFYSIYHVLIGSDQLYFESSAVVITLILLGKVFEKRAKTRTTDAISKLMGLQAKKANVIKNGETIETDIEDVMVGDKILVKPGEKIAVDGIIIEGSSSIDESMITGESMPVQKQVGDECIGSTINKNGSFVFEAKKIGEDTVLSQIVKLVEDAQSNKAPIQRLADKISSVFVPIVIVIAVITFAITYFVTKQFDKALLNSVSVLVIACPCSLGLATPTAIMVGSGKGAELGILIKSAEVLETANKIDAVILDKTGTITNGKPEVVDYKSEDADFLKIVSSIEKNSEHPLADAVVKEYEKNGSDFYKVEDFDSITGKGLSATINGDNYYIGNEKLMRDNNIDVDVDIQKYQSQGNTVVLVGKNDEFFGYILIADKIKESSPKAVAKLKEDNIDVYMITGDSENTAKHIAEKANIDHVIAECLPKDKSDKVLELKNQGKKVGMVGDGINDAPALATSDVGFSIGTGTDVAIEASDITIINGDLNKVNTAIRLSHRVIKTIKQNLFWAFFYNVIGIPIAAFGFLNPMIAGAAMAFSSVTVVTNSLRIKNFKEEK
- a CDS encoding nicotinate phosphoribosyltransferase, which gives rise to MDWKNYENLSMLSDFYEFTMMNGYLENNMEDEYAYFDLYFRRIPDNGGFVIVAGLEEVVKYIQNLKFDEKDIEYFKSKNMFSEKFLDYLRNFKFECDVWAMPEGSVAFPNEPLMIVRGPAPQAQLIETFALLSINHQSLIATKTNRIVHAAEGRVVMEFGARRAQGVDATVLGARAAFIGGATATSNTLTDITYDVPAFGTMAHSWIMMFDSEYEAFKKYAEIFPNSCSLLVDTYNVLKSGVPNAIKVFDEVLKPRGIKNMSIRIDSGDLAYLSKQARKMLDDAGYENCQIMASNSLDEYTISDLIEQGAKLDGFGVGERLITAKSDPVLGGVYKLCAVEKPNGEIIPKIKISENIEKITTPAFKTVYRIYDKDSGKAEADLITLHDEKIDESKDLEIFHPIHTWKRKTLTNFTTKELLVRVFDKGELVYDLPTLDKIIERKNEQIAEQWEEVKRFEHPHLFHVDLSQKLWDIKYNLLMQSK
- the tnpA gene encoding IS200/IS605 family transposase, which codes for MANKTNSLSHTKWMCKYHIVFTPKYRRKVIFYQYRESLIEIFKLLCKYKGVEIIEGHMMPDHVHMLVSIPSKISVSSFMGYLKGKSALMMFDRHANLKYKFGNRHFWAEGYYVSTVGLNEKTIAKYIREQEQHDIALDKLSVKEYTDPFMK
- a CDS encoding adenine phosphoribosyltransferase, whose translation is MDLKEKIRVIDGFPKEGISFKDITTLLNDKDAYKHAVDLMVEDLKDKGITVIAAPEARGFLFGSAVAYALGVRFVPVRKPGKLPGEVSEYSYDLEYGTDKLEVHKDAIQKGDKVAIVDDLLATGGTVNAVAKLVEKNGGEITAMEFLIELTELGGRDVNKKYYINTLVQYDI